A genomic window from Thiomonas arsenitoxydans includes:
- a CDS encoding D-2-hydroxyacid dehydrogenase family protein yields the protein MQITVLDDYQDAVRKLDCAQQLDGHDLKIFNNTVKGVGQLSVRLRDTQALVLIRDRTVLSRQLLEKCPKLQLVVQTGRIGPHVDVQACSDLGIAVADGQTDPGVTAELTWALVLAAMRRLPQYVASLKHGAWQQAGLKSQSMPPNFGLGQRLAGKTLGIWGYGRIGQRIARYGQAFDMRVQVWGSEASRTRAAEQGLLAAESREAFFATSDVLSLHLRLTDATRHLITLADLSLMQPTSLLVNTARPDLLAPDALVAALNRGRPGLAAVDVFEAEPILQGHPLLRLENAICTPHIGFVEQDHYEQMFAQAFQTIAQFAAGDLSAAINAGDLSPRRP from the coding sequence ATGCAGATCACCGTGCTCGACGACTATCAGGATGCGGTGCGCAAGCTCGATTGCGCGCAGCAGCTCGACGGTCACGACCTCAAGATATTCAACAACACCGTCAAAGGCGTAGGTCAGCTCAGCGTGCGCCTGCGCGACACCCAGGCGCTGGTGCTGATTCGCGACCGCACCGTGCTGTCGAGGCAATTGCTGGAAAAGTGCCCCAAGCTGCAGCTCGTGGTGCAGACCGGCCGGATCGGCCCGCATGTGGATGTGCAAGCGTGCAGTGATCTGGGCATCGCCGTAGCCGATGGGCAGACCGACCCCGGCGTCACCGCCGAGCTGACCTGGGCGCTGGTGCTGGCCGCCATGCGGCGTCTGCCGCAGTATGTCGCCAGTCTGAAGCATGGTGCATGGCAGCAGGCCGGGCTGAAGTCGCAGTCGATGCCGCCCAATTTCGGTCTCGGTCAGCGCCTCGCGGGCAAGACGCTGGGCATCTGGGGCTATGGCCGTATTGGCCAGCGCATTGCGCGGTACGGGCAGGCTTTCGACATGCGGGTTCAGGTCTGGGGCAGCGAGGCCTCACGCACGCGCGCTGCTGAACAAGGCTTGCTGGCGGCCGAGTCGCGTGAAGCCTTCTTCGCCACCAGCGATGTGCTCAGCCTTCACCTGCGCCTCACCGACGCCACCCGCCATCTCATCACCCTGGCCGATCTGTCGCTGATGCAACCCACCTCTTTGCTCGTCAACACCGCCCGCCCCGACCTCCTCGCCCCGGATGCGTTGGTGGCCGCGCTCAATCGCGGCCGGCCGGGTCTGGCGGCGGTCGATGTGTTCGAAGCCGAGCCGATTCTGCAAGGCCATCCGCTACTGCGACTGGAAAACGCCATCTGCACGCCGCACATCGGCTTTGTCGAGCAAGATCACTACGAGCAGATGTTCGCCCAGGCCTTCCAGACCATCGCCCAGTTTGCCGCGGGCGATCTGAGCGCGGCGATCAATGCAGGCGATTTATCGCCGCGCCGACCTTGA
- the mnmE gene encoding tRNA uridine-5-carboxymethylaminomethyl(34) synthesis GTPase MnmE, whose product MNLLAQDADPIVAIATAPGRGAVGIVRASGKSLGALAQAITGRVLLPRHATYLPFGDGQGGVIDRGLALFFPAPHSYTGEDVLELQIHGGPVVLQLLLARLLELGASSRLRVAQPGEFTRRAFLNGKLDLAQAESVADLIEASTEAAARSATRALAGELSQAVRALAAELVELRLLVEATLDFPEEDIDFLRQAQAQRRLQALQQTLQQVQAKTRQGALLREGLQVVLAGQPNVGKSSLLNALAGAELAIVTPIAGTTRDKVSQTIQIEGVPLHIVDTAGLRDSADAVERIGVERSWHAIAGADVVVFLHDLTRLQAPGYAQAEAEIARGLPKGAPLLHVFNKRDCVETGAQARLLPQVWAQWGVEAGESVWISAATGDGLQELRLKLLQLAGAQPTSEGVFIARQRHVQALEQTGQHLGAALHLIELDAQAPLDLLAEELRLSHQALMAITGEYTPDDLLGAIFSSFCIGK is encoded by the coding sequence ATGAATCTGTTGGCGCAAGACGCCGATCCGATCGTGGCCATTGCCACGGCACCCGGTCGCGGCGCCGTGGGCATCGTCCGGGCTTCGGGCAAATCGCTCGGGGCTTTGGCGCAGGCCATCACAGGCCGTGTGCTGCTGCCGCGTCATGCCACTTACCTGCCGTTCGGGGATGGTCAGGGCGGGGTGATCGACCGAGGGCTGGCGCTGTTTTTTCCGGCGCCGCATTCCTACACCGGAGAAGACGTGCTGGAGCTGCAGATCCACGGTGGGCCGGTGGTGCTGCAACTGTTGCTGGCGCGGCTGCTCGAACTGGGGGCGTCTTCACGCTTGCGGGTGGCGCAGCCCGGCGAGTTCACCCGGCGCGCGTTTCTGAACGGCAAACTCGATCTGGCGCAGGCCGAGAGTGTGGCTGATCTGATCGAGGCCAGTACCGAGGCGGCCGCTCGCAGCGCCACCCGGGCGCTGGCGGGCGAGTTGTCGCAGGCGGTGCGCGCACTGGCCGCCGAGTTGGTCGAGTTGCGCCTGCTGGTCGAGGCCACGCTCGATTTTCCCGAGGAAGACATCGACTTTTTGCGCCAGGCACAGGCGCAGCGGCGTTTGCAGGCTTTGCAGCAGACGCTGCAGCAGGTGCAGGCCAAGACGCGGCAGGGCGCACTGCTGCGCGAAGGACTCCAGGTGGTGCTGGCAGGGCAGCCGAATGTGGGCAAGAGCTCCTTGCTCAACGCATTGGCGGGGGCCGAGCTGGCCATCGTTACGCCCATTGCGGGCACGACGCGAGACAAGGTCAGCCAGACCATCCAGATCGAGGGCGTGCCCTTGCACATCGTCGATACCGCAGGCCTGCGCGACAGCGCCGACGCGGTGGAGCGCATCGGCGTGGAGCGCAGTTGGCACGCCATCGCCGGTGCGGATGTGGTGGTGTTCCTGCACGATCTCACTCGTCTGCAGGCGCCGGGCTATGCCCAGGCCGAGGCGGAAATCGCCCGCGGACTCCCCAAGGGCGCGCCCCTGCTCCACGTTTTCAACAAGCGCGATTGCGTCGAGACCGGCGCCCAGGCGCGGCTATTGCCGCAAGTCTGGGCGCAATGGGGCGTGGAGGCCGGTGAGTCGGTCTGGATTTCCGCCGCGACCGGAGACGGTCTGCAGGAACTGCGTCTCAAGCTGCTGCAACTGGCAGGGGCGCAGCCGACCAGCGAGGGCGTGTTCATCGCCCGCCAGCGCCATGTGCAGGCGCTGGAGCAGACCGGGCAACACCTCGGAGCGGCCTTGCACCTGATCGAGCTGGACGCGCAGGCGCCGCTGGATCTGCTCGCCGAAGAACTGCGGCTATCGCATCAGGCGCTGATGGCGATCACCGGCGAATACACCCCGGACGATCTGCTCGGGGCGATTTTTTCCAGTTTCTGTATCGGCAAATAA